Part of the Mixophyes fleayi isolate aMixFle1 chromosome 12, aMixFle1.hap1, whole genome shotgun sequence genome is shown below.
AAGAGGAATTGGGGGGGCCCGGGACAGCAGTTTTCTGGGCCCCTCTGCACACATAGCAGGAGATGGGTTGAGTGCTGCCGCGGGGCACCAGTGATATGTACCCGCTCCTACTCCCTCTCTGCGCCCCTGTATGTAAGCAGTTTCCTGTGATCAACTCACTTTCTCATGACCCCTTGCTATTGACAACTACCCCTCTATGTTCATGACCCCCGCCTTTTGGAAAACTAACCCTGTGGCTCTTGACCCCAGCCTACCCTCTGAACCAGGTTATCGTCTGAGTAATTACACTCACCCTCATATTTAAAGGTTGAGTGCCTTTTGAGCTTTCCGTGGCCTGCATCatcaacaatattttttaattaatacgTCGATAAGTTACTTTAATTAATCACTACAATAAGCGTCGGACGCTGTGATTTACGGCATTTTGCTAAACGCGCCCCTATGTATTTAGCTATAGGTAAATGTTAATATTATGATGATTTGGAGGGGCATGGTCACCAATAATCAATATATTccttaggcttttttttttcttcaacggGATCAATTTAGAAAAAAGCGTCTAGGAAGTATAGACTATGATATCAGTCAAAGGCACCTCCACTGTTAAGGCTGTTAGATGTGAAGTCCAGGGGGTACATGTATTAACTTGCGGTTTTTGCAAGTCGCccgctattcggcgagtttgcagtgtaaatttaaagcggcaatggctttaaagggattatcactttaaattttcactgcaaacgcGCCGATTAGCGGGCGACTTGCAAAAACCGCAAGTTAATACGTTTACCCCCAGGTTTGAGAAACAGGTGGTTTAACATAGACGTCTATCGGACATCAAcagcagatattttttttttttacaaatgattCCTTGACAAGATAGATCTGCAAAATCCTGGCTGGAAAATAAAAATTTAGCAAAAGGGTTGCAAGGAAACTTTATTGCAAGAGGCTGCGGCCTCTGTTCTGGAAGGAGTTAACATAGCAGCTGCGTCCCTCGGCCGTAAATGAGAGTATGACAGAATGACCTCTGGTGCGTAAAAAAACCTCTTGATGCCAGGTAATAATAACACGGCCGCGTATACCAATCAGGACATCTACAAAGCCTCAATTATAAGTATCGATCCCAGCCAGGCCGTGTCACCTCGCTGGCTCCCTGGAGGGACGCAGAGAGGAGGAATCAGAGAGGAGGATAAGAAATCTTCCTTCCTGGCGATATGTCGGCCTGGTCCTTTGTTTGGTGATAAATGGACACACCTATCCGCCCCGGAGCCTGCTGTCATTCTCACCACACACCATGCTGGCCCGGATGGACCCTGGGGAAAACTTACCCAGCTGACCCCAGCTCTTGTGTTCCTAAGGCAGAATCAGCCATCCTTCAGTCCcagtcccccacacacacacccccctccctcctcctccctcttcccAGTGGCTTTTAATCtaagtgcccccctcccctcaataAAAAGTGACAGCTCCTTCAGCTGAGCGAGCGACGTCAGCCATCACAGTGAAGGCTAAACAAGAGCCGCAGTTTGTGAatccaaataaaaatgtaaccgGGAACTATTATTATTTACTGGGGGGTGGGGGCTCTACAGGCCATAGACAGGTATTTTAATTACTGTGCACAAGCCTGGGCGATGCTCAGAGTCTGGGTTATGACGAGCTTACGTTTTTTTTGACTGAGTTTGCCATTTGGCTATCTCGTTATCCCTGCATTCGacattgtaaagggttaaaacAATGCTAAAATTACTCAATAAATTTCTAGATGGGGTGacctaaaaaacataaaaaaactgaATAAAGTTTTCTCACCAATTGTGCCTCATAGTTGTTGGTGTCAACTCATTAATAGTTTATTTCACGCCGGGACAGAGCTCAATCCCCTTGACCCTTAGATTAGTACATTGGTGGGATCCAACATTCtaccatagttgtctactctcccccAGTCTCCAGGATGACTAGGCACACTCCCGGATCCTGGtgaaggcggggcttaatgatctaatgaccacgccccctcttgCACTCGCCAACTGGCCTTATATAAGTTGGCAAGGATGTAGCGGGCACCAGTACTTACTCACTGAGACCTTGTGTTAAAGATTTATCAAAGATTAGGGTCGAGCTCACTGACTTAAGGGAACTACGAAAAATTTGTTTCGGATGGAATtaagttaaaacaaaataaaacacaaaatcatATTTACCTGTGCCGCGACAGTACACCAATTTGGCAGCTTTCCTGATACCTGTAATGGTTCAAGGCATTCTTCCACCTGTTTGGGCGGGGTCTTTTTCAAACCAGTAGTGAAgttgtcgatgcccctccccTAAGAGATTCCCATTCACATAAAATAGGATCTCCTGCATTGACCAGTTACCAGCATTGGGGGAAACGGCTGAGTCAGGCGGTATAGCTGGGGGAGAGGTAAATAAAGCTATGAGTTTTATCttctatcttcttttcttctgttacTTCTCTTACTTCTACCTAAAAACGACATTTTTTTGGGGGAGTTTTCAGTGGAATTAGGCTTTTAATGACAACTATTAGAGAGGTTTAGTTTCTCGCCAAGTTCCAAATACGCAATAACATTGTAAAATGTAGATGACATCTGCCACGTTGCCATATTTGTTTTCTTCCCAGCGACGGTTTTAAATACACTTTCCACCAAATAATCCTTGTAATGGCCAATAACTCCTGAGCTTGAGATATTGGAGCTGTCTCTAAGCATTAGGCCTCTCTGTTAATAACCGCATAGATTGCctatctttcttctttttttatttttataaattcaaTTTTCTGATTAATCGTGTCATCCCGTCAAACAGGAGAAAATCAGGTTTCATTTACAAAAGAATGTATTCTCAGGTCTGTCCTGTGGAAAAATCCATCTGGCCCCGTCCTTATGAATTATGTAGTGTATATGTATACAGCAGATGTAATTCTCTGGATGTAGGAATATCATTATAGGTATATCGCTGATTTTACAGACGGCTAACGTATTATGTAGCCATGTACAAAGCGGAGAGACACTTCTTCCTAGTTTTTACAATCCTcctaaaaacaaaacagtttttctTCAGTCATCTTGATGTATAGATTATAATATAAACCAGACTttgccaacctgcggctctccgggtgttatgaaactacaagccccagcatgctttgccagtagatagcccgctgatagctggcaggacatgctggaacttgtagtttcacaacacgtggAGAGCCACTTGACAAAATATCCCGGATGGGGGGGTGTTGGGTGAATGTGGAAGGGGGCGGAGCTCTGTGAATGGTGTCATTTTGGCACCACCCCACTACAGAATCGTCACTTTTCCGCAAGGGCGCGACTCacagcgaattgcgtcatttaggcTCCTAACGGGCATGTTGCGAGAGCATTGCCCTCTTTCCCGGACAGTCctggaaagtgggcaagtatgtagaaaaataatgtatatttttcccCCCATAAATGACAGCAATGGAGAAATGCAGTCTTCTTTAAAAAtggctttttaaataaaataattttaagctGCTGTTTTAGCTGCGTGCAGCTAATTTATTTGTGATATTATCTGAAATGAGGATTCAATGGCTTTAGCGCCCGACGTGGCAGAGTGCCGTGTACACAGGGCAGAGGTTCCCACAAAAGAAAATAAGTGATTTATTGTTCGCTGGAGAAGGAAGCACTTGAGCCATTCTTTGGAACTGACGGAAAGTGGCGATCAGACCTGACTTAATTTAGGCTGTAATTGGCCTGTAACATTTAGACCAGCCTGCTGAGACAAGCAGACCTACTTCTTCTTCTAACGACCAATTATAGGCATTCAAGCCTCATTCACAGTACTTATTgttgatatgaataaataaactttttttgtaCTGCTCTCTCtagtatgttggtgctatataattaaaggGCAATAAGGCACACTGTAGAGGCAGTCAATTTGAGAATGCAATAAAGTCACTTAGAACTAGTATCCCTTCCGTTTAGTAAAGTCATCATTACAGAACTAATGgtaattacaataaaatacttatttacatatttacatactcTGTGAACAGATGCCAGTCGGTCTGTGACGCGACTTGTTGGCCAAATTGTAACTCCCGGTCCTTTGTGGCGCAATACGGATTTCTGCACTCTGCAAGTCCTGTGGGACTATTATATTATTACGTGGTTGTCGTGCAGACGGtccttgggggaaggggggggggtagttttATAATGCTCTGAAGCTACATGCATCACAAACATAAAGCAAGTTTAGCCGTATACTGATAAGATGCTGAATATCAGGATGCAACTAATATAGTACCGCATAAAaagataatttaattaaaaatgtatttaacttaATTAGTGACCGTTCTCAAATTCTAGAgctgttatataatatatattactcttaaagtggaactaaaaatGAAGGTACTTGTTTCTAAACTCCATTATTGAGGGACTCCCAGACTGGACCTTTAATATCTCATCCACAAGCAGTGATATCACAGCTTGTcaatttcagctttttgacctgtatccgATCTCATCATGGCCCTATTTTAATGGGATCTGATACAGTGTCAGCTGTCTGTAGTGGGGAAGattatacttatataataataataataataataataataataataataataatcatatcaataataataataataattatataattcatAATAATTATTAGTAATGACACAAAACAGACTCAAAAGGTGTTttcaattagatttttttttaattgaattcttCTGCTTTTTTAAGAAATCATAAATAGTTCATATCCATTCTAAACACATAAAACATTGTCAAattatttacacttttttttttgtttgtttaaatttaAAGGGCTTATTTAAAGGTCATCAAACATATCTACAGACCAAAGGAGGCTCTCAGTGGCGGAACGGAGGTAAGGCTTGAGGACAGCCCAGGTCTTCTTGTGCTCTGAGGCTGGTACACAAGTCCATGAGTTTATTTTATCACATCTTTTTTCATAAAAAGTGCACATCACAGCAAATAAATAATGCcttgtataaataaattaatatgataaataaattaaatcctggcacatacatttttttatttttttttactctgaaagAGGATAGACAAGAAATTGTGACAGTAGTTGCAGAGGGAAAGACGATGAGCAAAGATAGACAGAAGCCCCCCCCCAAAGGATCTGAGGATTAAAAGGCCTCAGCCAATGGAATATGTGGTTTATTCTTACGATAATAGGCGACAGGTAGAGCTTGGTAATGTTTAAGCTTTTCAGTAGCAAGTGAGGTAACAATTCTGTCATTGCAAAAAGTTGACTCCTAAAGGCGAGGTGGACTTTTCATCGTGACGTCTCGTTGCACAACGTAGATTGCCAAATTACGTTCTCAGCTTTGGGGGGAACGTTCATTGACTTGGCACTGAAAGGGTAAAGGTGGCGTGAAATGTAGATGATATTCCGTCTTCATTCCAAAATTCAAGCTAGATCCTGGACTTATTAGAAGGTGCAACATCTAATTTGTAGAGTTCAACGTCCCAGTTCCTTGAAACTAGTCATTACAGGGGAGTCTATAATAGTATTATACGGTCATTTAATATGCTAAGAATAATTTCATTAACTAAATTAGGTAGTATGACATTGTTGTTTTAAGTCATTAGTACGGCAATACGGTAGTTAGAGATATAGTGGAATCAACTTTTAAAGCCTTCGGACTTGGTAATCCAGACGAACAGAATTGACCTGTTGAGACGTGTCACTAACTTTGAGTAAATCCTACATAAAAACCCAGTTCTCTTCATTACCATTCAAAGAACAAAgactaataaattatatattgattttagtATTAAAGGAAAAGTGCACATTTTGCAACTATTTCTCAGTAACCAAGAACTGCCTGCCTAAAACGGACTATTTCTTCAATTACGCCAATAGGATACTGTACACGTGGCTTACGCGGTCAGGTTGCTTCTGTGGCACCGCTGTAGGTCAAGAGGTCATTCTGTTTAGGACATCAATTTTAAACAAGAGGGCCACATAAAATCCATGAGTCGTATGGGTCCATCCCTTAATGGAACTGTAGAAAGAGTTGTGGAACGTTTCGGCGCTTCAGATCCAAGATCATTTCACCGTAGTTTTTTTCATACCATGGTCAGTTGGTGAGGCCAAAGACTAAAGTGGCTTCAGatttaatattaaatgtataCAAAATGAAGAGGACTCCTTGACGAGCGTTTGAAAAAGGCCCAGTTGTCATCCATAACTCTCGATTTCTTGATGGAGGTATCATGACTGGTCGTGGTTCTTGCAGATGTACATCAGTAACCATCGTAGTGAAGAAGGGCAACTGAAACACAACTAGTCCGAAAGAATTGATCCAATTCCAGTAGTAATTTATGAGCCTTTCAAGTGTTTACAGATGACTTGGTGGGCAAGTCATGGCATTTATGTCGAGCCTTGACCCTAAAATGGTCTTGTGGAAACTATGATTGCAGGAATGATTAGATGTGAGGTTGTCCACCACAAGGATCATTCAGAGTCATATCGGTGAATAAATTCAGTTTGTCAGAACGATATCTATGAATAATGTGATGGTGAATTTGGTGTCTATGAATAACAATGATGGTTGAGAAAGCATTGGAACGGGGCTGGTGATTTCTGAAAGGCAGGAACTTTACATTCTAGTTGGGGATCTACAAAAATCCATGACAGAGGGAAAGATTTGGTCCCACAGACTCTCCACTGCCATAAAGTCCTAATTTATAGCTGAATTACAGCAGCATCAAGTGAGGAGGGCAAGTTATGACCCATTTAGTGCAACTGTGAGCCATCACACATCTAGAACGTGGTTGAGATAGGAGATGTAGCAGATAGCTAGTCGAAGAATCTCGATCTTGGACAGTTTCTTGTCGGGGGGCAGAGTGGGGAGGAGCTTACGCAACTCCGCAAAGGCCAAGTTGAAGGCTTCCACCCGTATGCGCTCTCGAGTAGCATGCGCCGTGCGATATTTGGCAGTCGCCCTCCTCCGCCTACGTCTCTCCTCTCGACTTAAGTGCTGAAGCTCTCGTTTCACCGCATCACTTGCATCACAAATTCGATTTTCCCCACATAAGCTGATGCCGCCAGCGTCATTGAGTCCTCCCCCACCTCCGCAGTCACTGAACACTGATTCAGTCTCTGAGTGAGCAGGGATGTCCGTCTGTTCGGAGTTTAACAtcattcctctgatgaaactTTAAATTGGGTCCCTCGTTTAATCCAGATCAGTGTATAAAGTGCTTCAGAAAAGATAAGTGTCCTCCCAGTCTCACCACAAACAACTGAAGATATGGATATTCGGTGAAACGCGTCGCTTTCAGACACTTGATGGGTTAGTCGGCTCAGGCAATGCGCTTAGCAGAAATATTTAACTCATAAAAGTGTTCAGCTGAGATTAACTTTTATCTTCCGCTGTGGTCTCTTGTTCTTGTGTATCCCCCTGGAACAAAGAGAAATAGAGAAATTATAAAACTGTTCCTTAATGGTTATGAAGGGAATTGTGCCAACAAGCCAATAAGGGATTTAATGGAAATTAGACAGCAGTGTAtgtaggagaaaaaaaacaaacaaaccataaaAGCATATAAAGCTagacaaaaaaaattgtgattagtAACCTCATAAATGCAAAAGCGAGTAAGCAGAGGTTTATACGCCACTTATTAAATAGATTAAATCcgatttacatttattaatggtATTTTCCTCtatgtagcgccaacatattccgttgtACAGTACAACCCCAGAATTTTATCCAAGCAGAACAGTCTTTGCGTTCTAATTTCGGCACCGCTGGCACCCATACGTACAATTACCAGGGACAATTTATTCGCAAGCCAAATAACCGTAGCAGCATGTTTTTGGACAGTGGGAGGAAGCCCACTCGAACGTGATGGAAGACACAGAAACCAGGGTTAGAATTAAACTTCAGCGTTAACCTCTTTACCCTCCCTGGCACTAGATTTCTTTATATTCTATTCCAGAATTGGTCATCCTGTAGCTCAgtagctattgtggaactaaaagtatCAGCATCTTTcattccctgacctctccccttcccttctgtctcatgtctcctgctgtcgcttggccatctcatcttggatgtcccaactctTAAACTTAAACTCTTAAGTCCCTTAAACTCAATAATTCAAAGACTAAACTTATCGTCTTCCCCCTTTCAGGACTCTCccaccccccttccctctccatttctgttaataacactaccctcctttctgtccctcaagtctgatgccttggggtcatccttgattcctccctctccttcaaacctcacattctgtccctctcaaaatcctgctacttccaccttcggaatatatccaagaaacGCTCCTTTCTCATCACGGAAGccacaaaaacccttgttcactcgcttgtaatctcccgccttgactactgtaacctccttctctctggcctacctgattctcaccttgaccctcttaagtctatcctcaatgctgctgcccacctcatttttctctcctgctgctctatctctgctgaCTCCCTaaaacagtcactacattggctccccatggcctacagaattacatttaaactcctcaccctcacctttaaagctctcaatcaatcctcccctacctacatctccaatctcatctctaccgaCACTCCTgcctgccccctccgctctgcctgtgaccgtcacctcactacttcactgatcacctcttctcactcctgtctccaggactttgccagGGCTGCTCTCCTGCTGTGGAATGATCCTCCACCTAACCCTGTTTTCtcaagcttcggcctacttctcgctgatttctaccatcgtgtctgtgtgtgtgtatatattaatatatttttgttcttcatattttgttctttatgcatcatgttgtgtcatgggtcactgttttctgtagaagtcatgtgcggcgctgcggacctttgtggcgtcttataaattaaagataataataaaaataatgcccTGTCTTATCTCTCTTGTCTATatattacaatgtatttttatatactacacaagACCTGTCACTCATATTTGTATAATCAGTGATATCTGTTATTCCTTATTAACGGTAAGTTCGGATGACATCACTTCAGCGTTTTTAGGAAAACTTGCATATTAGACGAAATAACTCAACCCCCACGGATATTATAAGTCAACTCGGAGTTCGTTACCTGCATATAAACACTTGGCTACCTTGCATTTTTATGTAGTCATTGAACGCCTCAGTTACTTTTAATGCCCATACAATGTCACCTTGAAGGTTTGCAAACTAAAACCCTGAGCCAAAAAAGATTTAACGTAAATCTCAATATTTTCCTCAAGAACGTTCGTCCTGTACACTCAGAACTTCTTTACTCAAAAGGTTCTAGAGCTTATTAATCTTACCAGCGTTTCCTACCTgctccaggggcaaacacagggtttgtagaggggggtttccacaccacaccgccagtgggcgtgataagcatgcatgggggcgtggctataattttagacagtgcttggctgctctccaactcttcctatccccataatatacatgggcaatgctgggtgcactactgttaggtgcacacagctctcccttttcaagcagagccgtgtgaagcgggggcagggtccagccacctcaattatacagtgtcccaggcttggaggggggtttccaggcactaggaaccccccatTGTTTGCCTATGTGCTCAGGGAAATCCATCCACCTAACTACCATTATTTTGGTAAAGTGGAAAATTCTTCCTTAGAACTTGGGAGCTGTTGTAAGGTATCCAACTTTATTTTACCTCTTCCCAACAAGACAAACATAGACCAGACAATGGCTACCAACACGTATATATACTCAAATACATTAGTCATGAGAAATAAGATGTCACTGTAATGGCCTAAATATTATGTGTCAGGGGACGACGGCGGAAAAATTAatggagggagaaaaaaaaaaaaaaactaggaaCGAGGGGAAGATGGATGATCGGGCAGGGAAATATGTACGGATATCGCTGTCAAAGGCTCTCCGAGACAAAAGTGTCTTCTTCCCTCAGACTAAGTGGAGCTGACAAGTAGTACAAATGAGAAAGACAAAATGAAGCACCCATAGGCACTGGCCGGAGCCTGGGGGGAGCGTcgcacatttcataaatatagatGTAAATGAAAAAGCATTTTTCTCTCTGGGGTCTCCTGAGACAGGACAGGTGGTGGATGGATGGGAAGGAGAgacggagggaggggggggaggagaatgGGTCTGGGGGGGTATATTAAATTAGCCAGTATGTCACTTATTCTACCACTGTAGACATATGGAACCCAGCACAGCTGCTTTGTgcaatgtgtataaaaaaaaagggtcTCGGCTTCATGGGGGTCCCAGTGGGACTGTGACATAGAGAGAGTCCCTCCCAGCATCGGTGCTCGGAGTCCTGTGTACAACACAACTTTGTCTGAATCATGAACACAGAACTGTAATGTTTATTGTGAATTACTTATGGTCACTAaatgtctcatatctatcaacTAATATCTAGTCTATGTATCAActatatgtcatatctatctatgttatatctatctatctatctatctatctatgttatatctatctatctatctatctatctcatatatatctcatatctatctatctatctcatatctatctatctacctaactatctgtctatctatctaactatatatatatcctctatctatctatctatctatctatctatctgtctatctaatatatatctcatatctatatatctatctatctatctatctatcatacatctcatatctatctatcatacatctcatatctatctatcatacatctcatatctatctatcacatatctatctatctatctatctatctatctatctatctatctatctatctatctatctcatctatctcatctatctcatctatctcatctatctctctctctctctctctctctctctctctctctctctctctctctctctctctctctctctctctctctctctctctctctctatatatatatatatatatatatatatatatcccctatctatctatctatctcacatatatctcatatctatccatctatctatctatatctcatatatgtctcatatctatctatatcctacctatctaatctatctatctatcttatctatctatctaagccATATCGATTTATCTatttatgtcatatctatctatctatctatctatctatctatctatctatctatcataaaatatacatttatcacaTATAAAACTCATACTTAGTTCCCTACATAACAACCAGACATCTAAGCCCGTATGCCCAGGCTGATCGTACCATCGCCGGAGACATCCGCACACACAGGCCGACACTGATCATCTTTCTATTTACCAGAGGGCCCAATAATCATCCTGCAATTTCCCTCTGATTATTATTACACATCGCCACCGCCCAATCCGCCAACTGCCCGCTATAAAGTGCGGTCATTATATAATCTACGGGCTGTATCTGGAGCACTCACATTCGCGGGCTGTACATGGCTGTTATGAGAGTGTAGGTAACACTTAGACACCGCTTGTACCGTAGACAAGTCGTGGAGAAACAGGCGCTGGGGGCTATACAATGCTCACTGAATCCGCTATAAACTCTTCATTTCACGCCTAGGCTGGCGCCAACAGCTGTGATTACGAATTAACCTCTTCAGTGCCGAGCtccgtaaaaaaaaaacagcagacgCAACTCTTATCTTTTCCCTACCATCTGGAAATAAACTGTTGGACTGTCAAGATTACAAGCTCTGAAGTCTGTCCGGCCTGTGCTGTGTGTTCTGTGGACAAATGGCATTGCAGAAATGCAATCTGCATCCCTGTGTGATATATTATAAATCATACCGATGTAGTGTTATTATATAGGATAATATGCCCAATGTTTCACAATCCCAGGCAGCGTGAAATACACAGATATTCTCTGCTAATCACATCCAAAAGGGGCCTTGTCTCTGCTATTTAAAATAAGTGCTACTCACCCCCAAGTGAATTACTCCAGATAATACACATATGTCATTCCGCTCTCCAAATCCTATTCCACAGTGACATGGGGGTGGGTGACGGGGTCTCGGATGATTAATGGGCACACCTATTGTCAGGAGGTAAACTGGATAAAAATggcctctttttttctttttttgtaccaGGACTGGGAAATTCATCTGATTACAGAGGCCCGGGTGCAGATGATTGCTCAACAGCCAGTAATGCAATCTCGCAGACTAGAAGACGGCAAAACTGGAGGGGATTAAGGTGGCGAATATATGGGGTGTATAATGCATTATTTCATTGTGTCTTAATGGTGAGCAATGGTCATGTATAACAATCCCCTGGCATTAAATTACAGCAGACACATCGCATATGTACACAGATGTACACGCGATTTTCTCTGCTCTCATCtcatatacagggccggattaaccatagggctaactgggctacagcccaggggcctggggcatccagggggcccttgaaagtgctcagcagtattgatcagtgctgctgagcactttccctgcagtacttcccgggcgcgctgtattctccttactgaggagatctcctgagtctcactctcatgagatctcctcggTAAAGAGTACATAGTGCACCGGGGAAGGCGGAGAAGGAGGTAAATGCCGGGgggggctcggatcacgggggggggggggctcgcatcaccgggggggggggggggcctcatgggggaatggaggtccccttagcccaggggcctccattcccttaatccggccctgctcatatATCAGTAGTGTTGTCAATAACGGAAAAGTTTACCGCGTGTAGACCAATCACAAGCGCCACCAACCAAAGTTTGTTCAAGGCAGATGCTAAAGTGAAAGATCAGATATTCATCTAAGCTTCCATTCTTACTAATGCattgtgtatgtttgtgtatttatACTTTGCTGGATACTTCCAAGGGGTGGTTTTTGAGATAGATACAGGGAATATtggctttatataaaaaaaagtatttagcaTTTATAGACATGATGGGGTACTAGGGAAATACGGTAGTTTTAGCCATAGGAGTCGTAGGTAAGTAAAACTTATAAAGTAGTTATGTCACTAACGGGCACTTAAAAAGTGTATCATCTTTTTCAATTACCATTGGT
Proteins encoded:
- the NHLH1 gene encoding helix-loop-helix protein 1 → MMLNSEQTDIPAHSETESVFSDCGGGGGLNDAGGISLCGENRICDASDAVKRELQHLSREERRRRRRATAKYRTAHATRERIRVEAFNLAFAELRKLLPTLPPDKKLSKIEILRLAICYISYLNHVLDV